The Bradyrhizobium sp. CCBAU 53351 genome segment CGACTCAACAAGACGGATCGGCGCTTCGATGGCTTGGCTGGCGGTGAGCAGACCGCCATTCGATTGCATCACATAAAGACCGGCTGCATCGCTGAGCTCGTCGCGCGTACGCGCTTCGAGCCGCGTCAGATATTTCTCGGCGATGCTCTTGACATAGACATTGCAGAGCGCCGTCGTCGAACGCTCGAATTCCCTGATTTCCGGGGAGATGTCGCTGGAGAGAGTTATCGCAACGCCGGGGAGCTTTTCCCGTAGGATGCGGCCAACGATGCGCTCGTGATCCGGACAAACGTAGGCGTTGATGAGACTGACGGCAACCGCTTCGATGCCTATTCTGCGCATCTCCTCGGCGATGCGCGCGACGTCGTCTTCGTTGGGGGCCTGGCGGATTGTTCCATCCGACAGAATTCGCTCGGCAATCTCAAACCGGTGACGCCGCCGGGCAATCGGGGCGGGACGACGCAGCCGAAGGTCGTACATGTCGTAGCGGTGCTCGCGCGCAATTTCGACGGCATCGCGGAATCCGCGGGTCGTGACGAGAGCGGTCAGCGCCCCCTTTCTCTCGATCAGCGCGTTGGTGAAAAGCGTCGTCCCATGCACAACATGCGAAACTTGGCCTGCATCACCGTTGATGACCTGCTTAATTCCATTGATTACGCCATTGTCAGGCTGATCTGGAGTTGTCAGGACCTTACCGAGCCGAAATAAACCGGTCTCATCGTCGACCAGGACGATATCTGTGAAAGTTCCCCCAATATCGGCGCCTAAACGCATCCGCTCCTCCAAATTCAGGATTTGGTAGGATTAGCGACTATGGGGTGACAGCCGAATTACCGTTTGGGCAATCCAGCTTTAAGGGAGCATTAGTCCTCCGCCCGCGGCTGCCTGCTGCGGCGGCGGCGTGCCCGACGCCCCCTTCTTGATCATCGTGTGAGAAGAGTTCCTCCCGTTCCGTGCCCATCTAAGCAGCCTCTTCTCCAGAGTCTTGATGCGTACGGTGACAAGCCTGGGAGGGCCAATCTGTCACGCGACAAAGTCAGCAAGGCCGTATTTCGCGAGAGATCCGGAGACGATGGCGAAGCCTGGATCTCTGCGACTGATTCACGGACGCGAGCGTCTGTGCCGGGAGAAGCGTACGCGGCCTGCCTTTCGTTTCCAGCAAATCGGAAGGAGCGGCGGGAGCTCGTCTCGTTTGTGGAGTTCGGGAAAGACCGATTGCTGGAGAAGGGGTTCGCAACGCGCAGCGTAGTCGCGCTCGAGCGCTTCCGTCAGCCGTTGTCCAGTGGATCAGACCGACCGGTCGGTGCCTGCGCAGGGCTGGGACCAGCAACAACATTAGTGCTTCGCACCTCCTTGACAACGCGCGTGACGATCTCGGAGGTCAACTCACGCTTCATCTCGCATCAGCTCCGCTATCCTTGCCGTAGTCATCGACGCCGAGTTGCCTTGCCCGGCACGGTCGTGTTGGTTGTCCTTGCAGATGCGCGAAAAATGATCCGCGCAGATTTCCTCGAATTTGTCCCAGCTCGGCGGCGGACGAAGCTGTTCGTTGTTGGCTCCAGACATGTTTCTGGATTCCGACCCGCCTGGTTAGTCGTGACTGGCGGCACCCTCGGTGCTGGTCCCAAATGGCTGCCCCTGACGAGTCAAAGAGCTTCCCAAATAGATTATCATAGGAACTTTCACAACTAATAGCTGCATATTTTGGTTACATATCCCGTTGATATATTTACGGCACTAGAAAATGGAATAAGTGCTCTTGAGAGCAAATTATCGCACATAAAGCGCTCTTAAAAGCAAAATATGGCAAACTGCAGGAAATTGCTGTATGCTCTTAAGAGCATAATAATCTGCTTAATGGCCTTCAAGAGCATGGTAGCAACCAACAAACTTCAAAAGGCGCCCCCTTACCCGGTGTCACGGACGCTCACGCAATTGGGAGCGGATCTGCGTACTGCACGCATCCGCCGCAACATGACCATGCAGGACGCAGCCAGCAGAATTGGAACGGGCGTGCGCGCTGTTATGGACGCCGAAAAGGGCAAAGCATCGACGGGTATCGTGGTGTATGCCGGGCTGCTGTGGCTCTACGATATGCTCCAGCCCCTCGAAGAACTCGCTGACCCCTCAAAGGACAGGGAAGGGATTGCTCTGCAAGCGACGCGGGAACGCAAGCGGGCGCGCAAGTCCGGAGGGCTCGACAATGACTTCTAAAGCAACACCGAATGCTTCGTCTACATCACGCTGCCGTGTCAGACCGAACCGATAACCGCCGGCCCGATTCTAGCTCGCTAAGGATCGCCGTGGCAATGCATTGGCTCGCTTCGTCTACGGCAAGTTGTACCTCTCAAACGGAGATGCGGTCGCGATTGATCCTATCGAGCTTGAATTATCGGATGAGACTTACGAAACAGGCCGACTGAATGGCGGTCTTTGGCGCGTTACGCGATGCAAGCTCGGACTATTGGGGTCGCCGCGTCATCGAGAAGCATGCCGGGGTTCCCCAGCTTGGCGAACTCGACTATCTGCTGAATTCAGCCGACGACGGCGTAGGGGCGCTTGGTTTGGACTTGGTCAACAACCTCCGGCACCACGTCGCAAATTCAACAAGACGCTCGAACTTGCAAAGCTTCAGGAAATCGCCGAAGCCTTGATGCTCTAGGAAGATGTAAAACCGAGGAAGGCGCCCAGGTTCGAGACTGGATGCTGCTCGGCACCTCCATGGGCGGAGCCCGTCCGAAAGCTGTCGTCGAAGATGACCACGGATTCTGGATCGCAAAGTTCAATCGTCCGGACGACCGCTGGAACAACACTCGCGTCGAACGCGCGATGCTCGAGTTGGCCAAGGTTTGCAGCGAAGGACGTTCTTCTCGTCAAGCGCTTTGATCGCACGTAGACGGGCAAGGGATATTTGCGTTCGCGGATGATCAGCGGGCTAACCGGTTTGCGAGCTGATGAAGCCGTCGAGATGCGCGATCGCTGGTCCTATGTGTTGATGGCGGAAGAGATGCGCCGGGTCACGGAGGAGCCGGGAAAGGATGCGAAAGAACTTTTTCGACGCATGACGTTCAATGCACTGATTTCCAACGTCGACGATCAGCCGGCCGCGTGCATCACTACGGACGCGACCGACTTCGTTCAAGGAGTGCAATGAGCTCGGCCATTATGGCTTGCCTTTCTTGGCTTTCGCCACAATGGCATCCAGATCGACGGCGGACTTCGGGGCGGCGTGGCCCGAGGAGAGATTGCTGTCTGCATCGAGCTTGATGCCGAGAGCATCAAGGACGCGAAGGATGAGCCCGAGTTCTGCGCGCTGGTGGCCATGCTCGACTTCGATGATCCATTGGCGACTGACACCAACCTGTTTAGCTAGCGTCGACTGATCGAGCTTGAGGCGCTTGCGCCGGTCGCGGATGACGGCGCCAAGATCGGCTGCGGTACGTGTGAGCATGGAACATCCAAATGTCAGCGATCGCTTACATTACCGTGTCGCCGTTCGCTGACAATCGGAAATGTCAGCGTTTGACAACATTTTAGAATGTCGCCGATCGACGACATCTGCGCCGGGATGTCCAATCATTTGAGACGCCGACAGCGGCTTAGTTTGGCATTGACCAAGCAAGCGGCGACCCCGCTCGACCGCAGCTGGGTTTTTTCCGCTTTTGGTTTTCCGACCGTTGCCAGGGACCTCGCCCGTTGAGAATCGACTTGGGGAGTTAAGTTGGGTTATGTGAACGTTTCGGTTGATCCATTGGTCACTTATGTCCTCTTCGGCCCTTTTTTGGATAGTTTCTTCGGAACCATTCGAACCGTGTTGACATTGTGTACACGAATGCAATATAACGCTTCATAAGAAGTGAGGAGTAACCGCAATGGAAGCAGCACTACAGCGCCCTGCGGCGCGAGTAAGGTCGCGCCGCGTCCGGAGCGAAACCAATATCCACATTCGCGCTACCGCACAGGTAAAGCACTTGATCGATACCGCTGCAGTGGCGGTGGGCAAGACGCTTAGCGAATTCATGCTGGATAGTGCGCGGCAACATGCCATCGATGTGCTTTTGGACCAAAGGTTATTTGTCCTTGATCCAGAGAAGCACGATGCCTTCTTGAATGCACTTGATAACCCGCCTCCGGCCGGGACCAAGTTGAAGGCACTGATGAAGCGTAAGCCGCTTTGGCAGAAGTAATCGAACATCCGAGGAAGCGTGCGGGCATAACCTCCCCCACGCTTCTCAAGCCGACGCATGACTTTAGCCGCTTTGATTGCGGTAATGAAGCCCTGACCGATTGGTTGAAGAATCGCGCCCTCGACAGCGAGGGCAAGACTGCTCGCACCTATGTTGTTTGCGAGGGCAATTCGGTCGTAGGCTACTACTGCATCGCCTCTGGAAGTGTTGAGAGGGCTGCAATTCCCAAGCCGCCCATAAAAAGGCACGGACTCCCAAATCCCGTACCTGTAGCCATTATAGGCCGCTTGGCGCGAGATCTTACCTACAAGGGCAAGGGGCTCGGCCAAGACCTGCTTCAACATGCCCTCCACCAAATCGTTCACGCATCTGAAACGATCGGTATTCGCGCCATCCTGGTACACGCGATCGATGAGAAGGCTGCCGCTTTTTGGAAAGAAGCGGAATTCATAGAAAGTCCGATTGGGTCCCGAACATTTTTCCTCCCTATCGAAACTGCCATCGACGCACTCTAATGGCGTCACAATCCAACTGCCCCAGTACCGAATGGCCGAGCCGCTCCTGGACCACCTTAGGCGCCGCAATTCAAGCCCGCCATCAACCTTGCGGTTTATATATCAGCTCGCAAAGAAGTGCCGAAAGAGAGTGAAGCCCGGATATTTTGCGGCGTCCATGGCCTTCTCGTTGGAGCCTTACCTAACTTGGTGATACCGGCGGCGATTTGCACCGGTCACAGGGCCCCGTTTGACCATGTAATCGCGGGTGACGATCTCGACGTCCTTCACCGGACTGGAAACACCGATCCGAGATCGGGCTTGGGACATTGCAGCCTCCATTCACGCAACGCATTGAATGCGATCGGCGGCAATGGGACGAACGCTCCTCCGAGCCTGATTTCGGGCGGCCGAGCTGATTGTATTCGTCGGCGCGCTCATGAACATGAAACTTACGCTTGGTGAAATCGACATTGACCCCTGCCTGCCCCACAATTCCGACGCGGAAAGGCCAGTGAAGATCACGGTCTGGGAAATTGAGCCTTGGCTGGAGTTGCTGCCGTTCACGGCGGCCGGAATCCGTGCGACGGTTTGGCGAAGGTCAACCTCAGACGCCCCATCTCAAACGCGCAGAAACAGTTAGGCCGACAAAGGGATCACGCCTTCATTGCGAAGTCGCCAGCGCTTAACACCCATGATGGCCTTTGGCTCCGGTACCATTGCCTCGTTTCGAGTGTTGCGCACCGGCCTTTACGAGCAGTGGACACTATCGAGCTATGTGGGCACGCGCTTCTGGCTGTCGGCGATTTGGCTACGTCTTTGCCTTGCGGCGGACGCTGGCGCGATGCCGGATCTCGACGAAACCATTCGGCTCCTTTTTGGAAACGATCTGGCGTAGGATTTCCAGAAGCATGTCGATCACCTCGGATGCCACTCGCGTTGGCGGACGATCGGCAAGGTAAATGAGGTCCAGATCGCTTCTGATTTCGGGGGTGACAATGGGGCTGGCGCTCAAGACGCCAGTCTCGAGCTCGTATTTGACAGCGCCGAAGGGGAGGACAGCGGGAGCAAGGCCCTGTCGCACGAGGTCTTTCAGAAGGGTAACGGAATCGATCTCCAGCACCGTGGATACGGAGAGATTGAGGCCAGCGGCGCCCGCATCCAGCAAACTTCGGATCGGATTTTGAGCCGACGGAAGCAGCAGAGCATGTTCAAGGAGGCTCGCAAGGCCGACCGGATCGCCAGCGAACATCCCTGGTGGCCCGATGGCGAACAGCCGCTCGACGGCAAGGCACTCACTGACGAGGCGCGGGCTATCTGGCTGAAGGCCGTTGACTAATGCGACATCGATCGAGCCGGTCAGCACCCAGTTTTGCAAATAAGCGCTATATCCCTCAAGTAAGCGCGGACGAACGCGAGGCAGACGTTCGCGACAGGCCCTGATGAGCTCCGCTCCCGCCATGGCGATAACCGACGGCGTGGCTCCGATAATCACGTCGCCGGTCAGGTGTTTTCCTTCGGCCATGACCTCCTGACGAACAAGCTCCACGTCGCGCAGGATTTGGGATGCGCTTCGGTGCAGCATGAGGCCTGCTTCCGTCATCTGCATGCCTCTCCCGTCTCGGTCGAACAGCGGCGTTCGCAGTTCGTCTTCGAGAGCACTGATTGACCGGCTGATGGCAGGGCCTGCTACGCCGAGGTGAGCCGAAGCGCGGGCGATGCTCTTCAGATCCGCGACGAAAACGAAGTACCGAAGCTGTCGTAGGTCCATGGCTTATGAACGGGCGAATTGATACATAGCAAATGCCGTTCGGCTTGTGCGGACGGGACCGCGACAGCTCTGCAACCAACCGTCAAACCGAGCTTGCCGCATGAATTTTTGGCCCTCACATGTTAGCCACTCAGCTTATGCGAGCCTGGCAGAGCGCACCAGTAGACGTTGGTTTCTTCCTCGCCCATTCGCCAGCTAGCTTGGGCAAACGCATCGCAAGGGCGGCGGCTGCCGAGCTCTCCGGCATCGTAGGTATGAATGGGTCTGCGGGGCCTGAACGGCGATCTGCGAAAAGGACCGCGAGAACGTGCTTCGTTGAGCCGCAATCCGCAGGACCCCTTTCCGACCTTGACGCCTGGTGAGCAAGGATGGCAAGGCGCGTGCGGCGGCAACTCTTTCGACCGCGGCTCGTTCTCGCCCAGTGCAAGTTGGATATTCGGCAATGTCAGTCCGAGCGTCTCAAGCCTGAGGAGACTAAATCGCAGCTAGGCAGCAGGATAATCAACTAGTATTGTATGATACCAATTACCGAATTAGTACAAGGAATTACTGCGTGAAGGTTTCCAAAGTCCAGCGCGTACCGGCCAAGGCCGCACCGCTCCGGCAACAGGTCGCAAGCAATCTGCGCACCGCCATCATTGATGGCCGCTTTCAACCAGGCGAGCGGTTGAAGGAAGGCGAGCTGTGTGCATGGACCGGCGTCAGTAGGACTGCCGTCCGTGAAGCCCTGCGGCAACTGGAGGCCGAGGGCATCGTCGACAACATCCCCAATCAAGGACCCGTGGTGGCGCGGGTATCCCCCGACGAGGCGCGGCAACACTATGAAGTCAGGGGTATGCTGGAAGGGCTGACGGCAAGGACCGCCGCCGAGCGGATCTCTGAGCGCGAAATCAAGGACTTGCACCGGCTCAAACGAGATTTGGACCGCGCCTTCAAATCAGGTAGCGTTGCTAAGGTGCTCGAATGCAAGAATCAGCTCGACGAATTCCTGATGAGCGTTTCGGCCAACAGCGTCGTCAAGGGCTTCGTGAGCGTCATTCGCGCACGTCTCAGCTATCTTCGTCCCATTGTTCTGTCGCAGCCCGAACGCCTGAAGGAAAACGCTGTCGAGGTCCATGCGATAATCGACGCGATCATCACACGGAAGCCGCAGGCGGCGTGGCAGGCTGCCGTCAATCACGTCAACATGGGCGCGAGAGCAACCCTCAAGGTGCTGGAGCAGCTGGAGGTGGCGGCGGAACACCAGGCCGCGCTGGACGCGGAAGCCGCGCTTCGGGCGAAACGTCCGCGGGGACGGCCGCGCCGTGACGCGGCACCAAATAATCCGGTCGGTAGGGTGACGATGTAAAAACCGGTCCGCGCGATGGTCTATCTGCTATCCACCCTCGGCC includes the following:
- a CDS encoding DUF1778 domain-containing protein → MEAALQRPAARVRSRRVRSETNIHIRATAQVKHLIDTAAVAVGKTLSEFMLDSARQHAIDVLLDQRLFVLDPEKHDAFLNALDNPPPAGTKLKALMKRKPLWQK
- a CDS encoding LysR substrate-binding domain-containing protein, with protein sequence MQMTEAGLMLHRSASQILRDVELVRQEVMAEGKHLTGDVIIGATPSVIAMAGAELIRACRERLPRVRPRLLEGYSAYLQNWVLTGSIDVALVNGLQPDSPRLVSECLAVERLFAIGPPGMFAGDPVGLASLLEHALLLPSAQNPIRSLLDAGAAGLNLSVSTVLEIDSVTLLKDLVRQGLAPAVLPFGAVKYELETGVLSASPIVTPEIRSDLDLIYLADRPPTRVASEVIDMLLEILRQIVSKKEPNGFVEIRHRASVRRKAKT
- a CDS encoding GntR family transcriptional regulator gives rise to the protein MKVSKVQRVPAKAAPLRQQVASNLRTAIIDGRFQPGERLKEGELCAWTGVSRTAVREALRQLEAEGIVDNIPNQGPVVARVSPDEARQHYEVRGMLEGLTARTAAERISEREIKDLHRLKRDLDRAFKSGSVAKVLECKNQLDEFLMSVSANSVVKGFVSVIRARLSYLRPIVLSQPERLKENAVEVHAIIDAIITRKPQAAWQAAVNHVNMGARATLKVLEQLEVAAEHQAALDAEAALRAKRPRGRPRRDAAPNNPVGRVTM
- a CDS encoding GNAT family N-acetyltransferase → MAEVIEHPRKRAGITSPTLLKPTHDFSRFDCGNEALTDWLKNRALDSEGKTARTYVVCEGNSVVGYYCIASGSVERAAIPKPPIKRHGLPNPVPVAIIGRLARDLTYKGKGLGQDLLQHALHQIVHASETIGIRAILVHAIDEKAAAFWKEAEFIESPIGSRTFFLPIETAIDAL
- a CDS encoding XRE family transcriptional regulator; amino-acid sequence: MAFKSMVATNKLQKAPPYPVSRTLTQLGADLRTARIRRNMTMQDAASRIGTGVRAVMDAEKGKASTGIVVYAGLLWLYDMLQPLEELADPSKDREGIALQATRERKRARKSGGLDNDF
- a CDS encoding type II toxin-antitoxin system Y4mF family antitoxin, which gives rise to MLTRTAADLGAVIRDRRKRLKLDQSTLAKQVGVSRQWIIEVEHGHQRAELGLILRVLDALGIKLDADSNLSSGHAAPKSAVDLDAIVAKAKKGKP